The Rhodothermus marinus DSM 4252 DNA segment GAAGGCCAGCGTGCCGGCCGTGGCCATGACGATCAGATCCTCCCGAAGCAGCGTGGCCGCCTGGCCGAAGAGGAAGCGATCCAGCCCTGCCTGTGCCGCGCCGGCCGTATGCTGAGCGGCCGAAAGCAGCACCACGCCGAGTCCGAAAAAGACGGCCAGCGCCATGCCCAGCGCTGCGTCGAAGCGGACGCGCGTTGTGCGCAGGATGGCCTGCACCCACAGCAACGCCAGCGTGCCGCTGACGGCCGCGCCGAGTTGCAGGACCACCGGAGCTTTCGAGCCGCTGAGCAGAAAAGCCAGCACGATACCCGGCAGCGCCGCGTGGGCGACGGCATCGCCGATCAGCCCCTGACGCCGGAGCACGGCCAGTGTACCCAGCGATCCGGAGATCAGCCCGAGCAGGGCCGCCCCGGTCATCACGATGCGCAGCGTGAAGTCCATGGCTACGTCGGATTCACCGTCGGAGCCGGGACCACCATGCGGCCGCCGTAAGTGCGCCGCAGATTTTCGGGGGTGAAGGCCTCGGCCACTGGCCCACAGGCAATGCACTGGACGTTCAGCAGCACCACCCAGTCGAAGTATTCGGCCACGGTGGACAGGTCGTGATGGACCACTACAATGGTCTTGCCCTGCTGCTTGAGCCATCGTAGCACGTCGAGCAGCGTGGCCTCGGTAGGGGCGTCCACGCCCTGAAACGGCTCGTCGAGCAGGTAAAGCTCCGCTTCCTGAGCCAGCGCGCGGGCTAGCAGCACGCGCTGTTGCTGGCCGCCGGAAAGCTGACCGATCGGCCGGTCCGCCAGCTCGGCCATCCCGACGCGTTCGAGCGCCGTCCGAGCCAGGGTACGTTCGGCTGCTCCGGGGCGACGCAGCCAGCCCACGCGTCCGTAGGTGCCCATCAGCGCCACGTCGAACACGGTCGCCGGAAAGTCCCAGTCCAGTTCGGCCCGCTGAGGCACATAGGCCACCCGGCGTTCCCGGGCACGAAACAGCCGGCCCAGCACCCGGATGCGCCCGGCGGCCGGCCGCACAATCCCCAGCACGGCCTTGAGCAGCGTGCTCTTGCCGGCGCCGTTGGGGCCAACGATCGCGGTCATCTGGCCGGCCGGAATCACCGCGTCCACGTCCCAGAGCACCGGCTGCTGCTGGTAGGCAACGGTCAGGTCTTCGATTTCAATCGCCCACTTCATGGCAGGGTCGCTTCACGAAGGGCTTCGACGATCGTGTCGATGTTGGTGCGGATCATGCCTGTGTAGGTGCCGGCCGGCGAGCCCGGGTCGCCCAGCGCATCGGAGTAAAGCGGACCGGCCAGCCGCACCGAAAAGCCACGCGCCGCCACGGCTTCCTGAAGCGCCCGCAGGTAGCGCTCCGGCACGGAGCTTTCCACGAAGATGGCCGGCACGCGACGGGCCACGATGAATTCGGCCAGTTGCTGGACGTCGGCCGCACCGGCTTCGGAGGCCGTCGAGACGCCCAGCAGGCCGTGCACTTCCCAGCCGTAGGCGTCGCCGAAGTAGCGGAAGGCGTCGTGCGAGGTGATCAGCACACGCCGCTCCGGTGGCAACAGGGCAGAGCGACGGCGCACGTAGGCGTCGGTGCTGTCCAGTTCGGCCAGATAGGCGGCAAGTCGGTCCCGGAAGAACGCGGCCCGCGCCGTGTCCATGCGGGCCAGCGCGTCGGCCACGCAGCGGGCCGCAAATTGCCAGCGGCGCACGTCCATCCACACGTGCGGGTCGTAGACACCCCCGAAGCCGGAGGCGCGCAGCCGCAGGCTGTCGGGTACGCACTCGGCCACGGCCAGCGTTTGCCGTCCCAGCGCCCGCATGCGCTCGAAGACTTCGGTCATCTTGCCTTCCAGGTGCAGGCCGTTGTAGAGCACGAGGTCGGCCTGCTGCATGCGGGCCACGTCGCCTTCGCTGGCGCGATAAAGGTGGGGGTCGATGCCCGGGCCCATGAGCGCGGTTACCTCCACCGCCTCGCCGCCAAGCTGACGGGCCAGATCGGCCACGATCGTGGTGGTGGCTACGATGCGCAGCCGCCCGTCCGTCCGGGACGGAGTGGCCTGACATCCCACCAGCACCAACAGAACGACGGCGGCATAGCCGCTCAGGAGGAAACTTCTTCGACGGCCCATATCGCTTCGGCAAGTTCTCGAGGAAGGAGAAAGCGTTCATCACCCACGGCGAGGCGGACGCCCGAGGCGGTGTGTTCGAGCACATGCACGCGCGTGCCCGGACGCAGTGACAGACGCGCCAGCAAATTCAACGTATCGGGGTCCTGAGCCCGGACGCGGACGACTCGGGCAACGGCTCCCATCGGCAGCAGCGGCATCGGACGGCCCGGTTCGATGGCCGGAAACGTCAGTTCCGGCGTGGGAATCGGGTCGCCATGCGGATCCCGCTCGGGGTGCCCCAGCCATTCCGCCATGCGGGCTTCGAGGCGCTCGCTGATCACGTGCTCCAGCCGTTCGGCTTCGTCGTGCACCTCGTGCCAGTCGAAACCCAGCGCTTCGGCCAGGAAGGTTTCGATCAGCCGGTGGTGCCGCAATAGCTCGATGGCGATCTTGCGGCCGGCTTCGGTCAACCGCGCACCCTGATAGGGCCGGTAGTCCACCAGTCCCAGCGCCGCCAGCTTCTGCAACATGCCCGTCACCGAGGCCGGGCGCACGCCCAGTCGCTCGGCCAGCGCCGTTGTCGAGACCGGCTCGCCTTCGCCCAGCAGAAAAATCTGCTTCAGATAGTCCTCCTGTGCTTCGGACAGCATTTTTAGGTGAAGACTTGTTCTGATTGAATCGTAATTTAGTTTATCCTAAAAACAAAAGCAAGTCAAAAAAAGAACGCCTCCCACGTGGGAGGCGTCCGCTGCAGCGCTACCCGGAAGCCGGACCCGTTTTCCCTCAGGCGGGTAGCGCTGCGAAGGCGTTCTGGCGCGATTCAGCGCAGATGCATGAGCGTGCGGCTCTGGTTTCCGTAGGGCGTTTCGAGTCGGTACTGGTAGAGGCCAGCCGGAAGCGTGGCGGCGTCGAACACGATCTGGTAGCGGCCGGCCGGCAGGAAGCCATCTACCAGCGTCGCCACGCGCTGGCCCAGCAGGTTGTAGACGGCCAATGTGGCCCG contains these protein-coding regions:
- a CDS encoding metal ABC transporter solute-binding protein, Zn/Mn family, with translation MGRRRSFLLSGYAAVVLLVLVGCQATPSRTDGRLRIVATTTIVADLARQLGGEAVEVTALMGPGIDPHLYRASEGDVARMQQADLVLYNGLHLEGKMTEVFERMRALGRQTLAVAECVPDSLRLRASGFGGVYDPHVWMDVRRWQFAARCVADALARMDTARAAFFRDRLAAYLAELDSTDAYVRRRSALLPPERRVLITSHDAFRYFGDAYGWEVHGLLGVSTASEAGAADVQQLAEFIVARRVPAIFVESSVPERYLRALQEAVAARGFSVRLAGPLYSDALGDPGSPAGTYTGMIRTNIDTIVEALREATLP
- a CDS encoding metal-dependent transcriptional regulator, translated to MLSEAQEDYLKQIFLLGEGEPVSTTALAERLGVRPASVTGMLQKLAALGLVDYRPYQGARLTEAGRKIAIELLRHHRLIETFLAEALGFDWHEVHDEAERLEHVISERLEARMAEWLGHPERDPHGDPIPTPELTFPAIEPGRPMPLLPMGAVARVVRVRAQDPDTLNLLARLSLRPGTRVHVLEHTASGVRLAVGDERFLLPRELAEAIWAVEEVSS
- a CDS encoding metal ABC transporter ATP-binding protein codes for the protein MKWAIEIEDLTVAYQQQPVLWDVDAVIPAGQMTAIVGPNGAGKSTLLKAVLGIVRPAAGRIRVLGRLFRARERRVAYVPQRAELDWDFPATVFDVALMGTYGRVGWLRRPGAAERTLARTALERVGMAELADRPIGQLSGGQQQRVLLARALAQEAELYLLDEPFQGVDAPTEATLLDVLRWLKQQGKTIVVVHHDLSTVAEYFDWVVLLNVQCIACGPVAEAFTPENLRRTYGGRMVVPAPTVNPT